In a genomic window of Lepisosteus oculatus isolate fLepOcu1 chromosome 3, fLepOcu1.hap2, whole genome shotgun sequence:
- the mrpl1 gene encoding large ribosomal subunit protein uL1m isoform X2: MNMASYARIAGKVLSGCQRHLPTTCGQRFTRVLQFPQRQFSVKTHAAVKYTKNKQKDDKPKEERERRTENINRHKPFGLTAWKPVDDVYVTRFYPKTVFEVNAAIDMLKRFQELDFTYPKQPLYLDLKLDVKLEKKKKVDPFVSTVHLPHPFKTEVNRVLVFTENTEEVKIAQKSGAAFVGGAELVQKIMDDEVQADFYIAVPAILPKLLPLKNKLRKKFPKSKRAISRSLRKQHSTR; encoded by the exons ATGAACATGGCATCATACGCGAGGATCGCAGGGAAAG TCTTAAGTGGATGTCAGAGACACCTGCCCACTACTTGTGGTCAGAGGTTCACCAGAGTTCTACAGTTTCCACAGAGACAATTTTCTGTGAAGACACATGCAGCTGTGAA GTAtaccaaaaacaaacagaaagatGACAAGCCGAAGGAAGAAAGGGAAAGAAGGACTGAGAATATAAATCGACACAAACCTTTTGGGTTAACAGCATGGAAACCTGTTGATGATGTGTATGTGACCAGATTTTACCCAAAGACAGTGTTTGAGGTCAACGCAGCAATCGATATGCTGAAAAGGTTTCAGGAGTTAGACTTTACCTATCCTAAACAACCTCTATACCTTGACCTAAAGCTTGATGTGAAGCTGGAGAAAAAG aaAAAAGTTGATCCATTTGTCAGTACTGTTCATCTGCCACATCCGTTTAAGACAGAAGTAAACAGAGTTTTAGTGTTTACAGAG AATACAGAAGAGGTTAAAATAGCTCAGAAGAGTGGTGCAGCTTTTGTAGGTGGTGCAGAGCTTGTTCAAAAG atcatgGATGATGAAGTACAGGCAGATTTCTACATAGCAGTGCCAGCAATCCTACCTAAACTTTTACCCTTGAAGAACAAGCTTAGGAAGAAGTTTCCCAAAAGCAAAAGAG CAATCAGCAGGTCACTGAGGAAACAGCACAGCACCCGCTGA